A region from the Prosthecobacter algae genome encodes:
- a CDS encoding CbiX/SirB N-terminal domain-containing protein: MNSPYSHAALIIVGHGSTLNPDSSAPTHRHADEIRRRGIFREVVCCFWKEEPTMREVFESVDSDVIYIVPNFISEGYFCQQVLPRELRLDGPVTQRDGKTIHYCDPVGIHPNMTRLLLQRADEVAPGVPRAETSLIIVGHGTNLNDNSTKAIQEQVRLIRDGGYGFAEVVDAYMEEAPLVSDWVTMTTAANVVVVPFFIADGLHSFQDIPVLLGMEKEPGKALSEMEVFRQNPILMHGRNLFYSSAIGTEPLMAEVILDQVHDFDAKHGVQASAMAAPRPLLKEGLLRWMAEGRDVMGQVLFVPEGPGYLLRHVADADLPLDGLTQHVGAPAAREIARCDETGAFRPIKTAATLRRGWALQVADVEELLLALEFFYPAALGMALAQAAGTLVPVPLRSLLGRQTGMYRFANGITDAQAGEIIGSTCQVEAKCLRRIVFGLDSAQPLGGPAVVKLGADAGLVPGMAAGRCVPLLCMEACNHIVSVARKVSRENNDAKAKQTAS, from the coding sequence TTGAATTCTCCCTACTCCCACGCTGCCCTGATTATTGTTGGCCACGGTTCCACTCTGAACCCAGACTCCAGCGCGCCCACGCACCGCCATGCGGATGAGATCCGCCGCCGGGGCATCTTCCGGGAGGTGGTCTGCTGCTTCTGGAAGGAAGAGCCCACCATGCGCGAGGTGTTCGAGTCCGTGGACAGCGATGTCATCTACATCGTGCCGAATTTCATCAGCGAGGGCTACTTCTGCCAGCAGGTCCTGCCCCGGGAACTACGCCTGGACGGCCCCGTGACCCAGCGGGATGGAAAGACGATCCATTACTGTGATCCCGTGGGCATCCACCCAAACATGACACGCCTGCTGCTGCAGCGTGCGGATGAAGTGGCCCCCGGCGTGCCCAGGGCGGAGACCAGCCTCATCATCGTCGGCCACGGCACCAATCTGAATGACAACTCCACCAAGGCTATCCAGGAGCAGGTGCGGCTGATCCGGGACGGCGGTTATGGTTTTGCGGAGGTCGTCGATGCTTACATGGAGGAGGCTCCGCTGGTCTCAGACTGGGTAACCATGACCACCGCTGCGAATGTCGTCGTGGTGCCGTTTTTCATTGCCGATGGTCTACACAGTTTCCAGGACATTCCCGTGCTGCTGGGCATGGAGAAAGAACCCGGCAAGGCCCTCAGCGAAATGGAGGTCTTCCGGCAAAACCCCATCCTCATGCATGGGCGGAATCTGTTTTATAGCAGCGCCATCGGGACTGAGCCGCTGATGGCGGAGGTCATCTTGGACCAGGTCCATGACTTTGATGCTAAGCATGGCGTGCAGGCGAGTGCTATGGCGGCACCACGCCCGCTGCTAAAGGAAGGGCTCCTGCGCTGGATGGCAGAAGGGCGCGATGTCATGGGGCAGGTGCTCTTTGTTCCAGAAGGGCCGGGCTACCTTCTGCGCCACGTCGCAGATGCAGACCTGCCCTTGGACGGACTCACCCAGCATGTCGGTGCGCCAGCGGCGCGGGAAATCGCACGCTGTGATGAGACAGGCGCTTTCCGGCCCATCAAGACCGCCGCGACGCTCCGCCGCGGCTGGGCGCTACAGGTAGCGGATGTGGAGGAGCTGCTGCTCGCGCTGGAGTTCTTCTATCCGGCTGCTTTGGGCATGGCTCTCGCGCAGGCCGCTGGCACCTTGGTTCCAGTGCCGCTGCGCAGCCTCCTGGGTCGGCAGACCGGCATGTACCGCTTTGCCAATGGTATCACCGATGCCCAGGCGGGAGAGATCATCGGTAGCACTTGTCAGGTAGAGGCAAAGTGCCTCCGGCGTATTGTGTTTGGTCTCGATTCAGCACAGCCCCTCGGCGGCCCTGCCGTCGTCAAACTGGGCGCGGATGCGGGTCTCGTTCCTGGAATGGCCGCGGGTCGCTGCGTGCCGCTCCTGTGCATGGAGGCCTGCAACCACATCGTCTCCGTCGCCCGCAAGGTTTCCCGCGAAAACAACGATGCCAAGGCCAAACAGACGGCCAGTTAA
- a CDS encoding flavin reductase family protein, with product MEIDLTGPLREDAYLILSGLVTPRPIALTTTVDLEGRVNAAPFSFFNVLGDSPPIVGLCPGDRAPGIPKDTARNIRLTHEFVINLIDEPLGLQMNHCAAALPPGENELLHSGLTPIASSVVKPPRIAEAPVALECRSHSIIEIGDNRLIIGEVLRVHVRDGIFDPETWHVQPGTYHPIGRMQAPHWYCRTTDMFEMKRPR from the coding sequence ATGGAAATCGACCTCACCGGCCCTCTGCGGGAAGACGCCTATCTGATTCTCTCTGGACTCGTCACCCCACGCCCCATCGCCCTCACGACCACGGTGGATCTGGAAGGACGGGTGAATGCCGCCCCATTCAGTTTCTTCAACGTCCTGGGGGACAGCCCGCCCATCGTGGGGCTGTGCCCCGGCGACCGCGCCCCAGGCATCCCGAAGGACACGGCACGGAACATCCGCCTGACCCATGAATTCGTCATCAATCTGATTGATGAGCCCCTGGGCCTGCAGATGAACCACTGCGCAGCTGCTTTGCCTCCGGGGGAAAATGAGCTGCTTCACTCAGGGCTAACCCCGATAGCCTCCAGCGTCGTCAAACCACCGCGCATTGCCGAGGCTCCGGTCGCGCTGGAATGCCGTAGCCACAGCATCATCGAGATCGGCGACAACCGCCTGATCATCGGGGAGGTCCTGAGGGTTCATGTCCGCGATGGTATTTTCGACCCTGAGACCTGGCATGTGCAGCCGGGGACCTATCACCCTATCGGGCGGATGCAGGCACCGCACTGGTACTGCCGCACGACAGACATGTTTGAAATGAAACGGCCCCGGTAG
- the aat gene encoding leucyl/phenylalanyl-tRNA--protein transferase, whose product MLDPVQLLSAYCEGAFPMGDEGGRISWFRPPHRGILPIADFHVPRRFARYLRDHPFEVRWNTSFGDVMRGCADRPETWITDAILDSYQELHRLGFAHSAEVWRGSRLVGGVYGVSIGGAFFGESMFSRETQASKVALTHLQWRLKERGFIVHDTQWTTDHLASLGGYEIPCADYLDLLHRAIRLPVTFDDRPLGAHMVFR is encoded by the coding sequence ATGCTCGATCCTGTCCAACTCCTCAGCGCCTACTGCGAAGGTGCCTTCCCCATGGGGGATGAGGGCGGGCGCATCTCATGGTTCCGGCCACCGCATCGCGGCATCCTGCCCATCGCGGATTTTCACGTCCCACGCCGTTTTGCCCGCTACCTGCGGGATCACCCCTTTGAAGTTCGGTGGAACACCTCCTTCGGCGATGTGATGCGCGGCTGTGCCGACCGACCCGAAACCTGGATCACCGACGCGATTTTGGACAGTTACCAGGAGCTCCACCGCCTCGGCTTTGCCCACAGCGCAGAGGTGTGGCGCGGCAGTCGTCTTGTGGGTGGCGTGTACGGCGTCTCAATCGGCGGGGCCTTCTTTGGCGAAAGCATGTTCAGCCGCGAGACCCAAGCCTCAAAGGTCGCCCTCACCCACCTGCAATGGCGTCTGAAAGAGCGCGGCTTCATCGTCCATGACACCCAGTGGACCACCGATCACCTCGCCAGCCTCGGCGGCTACGAAATCCCCTGCGCCGATTATCTCGATCTCCTCCATCGCGCCATCCGCCTCCCCGTCACCTTCGATGACCGCCCCCTCGGCGCGCACATGGTGTTCCGGTGA